From the Flexistipes sp. genome, one window contains:
- a CDS encoding 3-hydroxybutyrate dehydrogenase, protein MKNRTAIITGAASGIGLAISKKFAEDGANVVMADINDRDGIKEAEKINAYFIKSDLTKQEDCKTLIDEAYNKYGRIDILVNNAGIQHVAPIDEFPEEKWNFIINLMLTAPFLLTKYAWPYLKENKWGRVINVNSVHGLRASEFKSAYISAKHGLMGLTKTTALEGAPYGITVNSICPAYVRTPLVENQISDQAKTHNISEDEVIEKIMLKKAFVKKLIEPSEVAEIASFLCKDAASTITGTSITADCGWTAS, encoded by the coding sequence ATGAAAAACAGAACAGCGATAATAACCGGTGCTGCAAGCGGTATCGGTTTGGCTATATCAAAAAAATTTGCTGAAGATGGAGCCAACGTTGTTATGGCGGACATTAATGATAGAGACGGCATTAAGGAAGCGGAAAAAATAAACGCATACTTTATTAAAAGTGACTTAACAAAACAAGAGGATTGTAAAACTCTGATTGATGAAGCTTACAATAAATATGGCCGGATAGACATTCTGGTTAATAATGCCGGTATTCAGCATGTAGCACCAATTGATGAATTCCCGGAGGAAAAATGGAATTTTATAATAAATCTTATGCTGACTGCTCCCTTTCTTCTTACCAAATACGCATGGCCTTATTTAAAAGAAAACAAGTGGGGCAGAGTGATAAATGTAAACTCAGTTCACGGACTAAGGGCGTCAGAATTTAAATCGGCATATATATCTGCAAAACACGGCCTTATGGGGCTTACTAAAACTACTGCGCTCGAAGGAGCTCCTTACGGCATAACGGTTAATTCCATTTGTCCGGCATATGTCAGAACTCCCCTGGTGGAAAATCAGATAAGTGACCAGGCAAAAACACACAATATATCTGAAGATGAGGTGATCGAAAAAATAATGCTGAAAAAAGCATTTGTTAAAAAATTGATAGAGCCTTCCGAAGTTGCAGAGATAGCTTCATTTCTTTGTAAGGATGCCGCTTCTACAATCACAGGAACATCAATAACCGCCGACTGCGGGTGGACTGCGAGCTAA
- a CDS encoding DegT/DnrJ/EryC1/StrS family aminotransferase has translation MIPMLDLKRELADIGDEISKAVDKSIGGTKFILGPNVKEFERNAADYLGCKYTAGVASGTDALHLALKASGIKENDEVITTPFTFIATAEAIVYCGAKPVFVDIEPETMNINPELIEKSITEKTKAIIPVHLFGNPCRMDEIKQIADKYNLAVIEDCAQSFGATYNNKQTGTLGDIGCFSFFPSKNLGCYGDGGLISTSDENIYNDIMALRNHGSYEKYYHDRIGFNSRLDDIQAAILNVKIKYIDKANEDRILGAEKYKDIIQNNVSYQKVENKSKHVYHQFTIRSEKRNQIMSELQKHEIASAIYYPVPLHLQKSFASLNHKEGDFPVSEKLTEEVLSLPVNPYLEDEEITVISEIVKLAAGK, from the coding sequence ATGATACCAATGCTGGATTTGAAAAGAGAACTTGCAGATATAGGAGATGAAATAAGCAAAGCCGTTGATAAAAGTATAGGGGGAACAAAGTTTATTTTGGGACCTAATGTCAAAGAGTTTGAAAGAAATGCAGCTGATTATCTCGGCTGCAAATATACTGCCGGCGTTGCAAGCGGTACTGATGCACTTCATCTTGCATTAAAGGCTTCCGGAATAAAGGAGAATGACGAGGTAATCACAACGCCTTTTACCTTTATTGCGACAGCCGAAGCCATTGTATACTGCGGAGCAAAACCTGTTTTTGTGGATATCGAGCCTGAAACAATGAACATAAATCCGGAACTCATAGAAAAAAGCATCACAGAAAAAACAAAAGCAATTATTCCGGTGCACCTTTTCGGTAACCCTTGCAGAATGGATGAAATTAAACAGATTGCAGACAAATACAATCTGGCTGTTATAGAAGACTGCGCACAATCTTTCGGAGCAACTTATAACAATAAACAAACGGGAACTCTCGGAGACATCGGTTGTTTCAGTTTTTTCCCCAGCAAAAATCTGGGATGTTACGGGGACGGCGGCCTGATTTCAACAAGCGATGAAAATATTTATAACGATATAATGGCTTTGAGAAATCACGGTTCTTACGAAAAATATTACCATGACAGAATAGGCTTCAATTCGAGACTGGATGACATTCAGGCGGCTATTTTGAATGTTAAAATCAAATATATAGACAAAGCTAATGAAGACAGAATACTTGGAGCAGAAAAATACAAAGATATTATACAAAACAATGTTTCATATCAGAAGGTTGAGAACAAATCAAAACATGTATACCACCAGTTTACTATCAGAAGTGAAAAAAGAAATCAAATCATGTCAGAACTTCAAAAGCACGAAATAGCCTCAGCCATCTATTACCCGGTTCCTCTGCATCTTCAAAAAAGCTTTGCTTCTCTTAATCATAAAGAGGGAGATTTCCCTGTATCGGAAAAACTTACAGAAGAAGTACTTTCTCTGCCGGTAAATCCTTATCTGGAAGATGAAGAAATCACAGTTATCAGTGAAATAGTAAAGTTAGCAGCCGGAAAATAA
- a CDS encoding 3-deoxy-D-manno-octulosonic acid transferase produces the protein MFILKIFYNIFIYLSIPFALPVGYIFAYKKGEQDSYFERFGFIRLKSEHKKSVWFHCASVGEVKSIKSLVDEIRNAYPDYSVVCSTMTATGKSVAEKYLRPDEAFLLPVENSIAIKYLIDVLNTKIFFIVDTELWPNLINSVHTRCKLCMVNGRISDKSFKTYKRFSFIFRPLLRRFQTIFVKSTADLEKFSIITGKKDNIINSGNIKFMQPVEIKLSQPSEALQKKSIFLAASTHVGEEDIIFKAFSRCNNLDHLVVAPRHINRADSICAKAKEYGYRCGKLTDLDTAEYFPDVIVVDKLGLLEELYYITDKIFIGGSLTDIGGHNIFEALQFLKYISTGPYMQNFQEIMDIAREYDVIKIIENEKDLVEYITNNYDKTDSFDSFFKKLHESNKNKMKMILKEIPDENSSKIAQ, from the coding sequence GTGTTTATTCTAAAGATTTTTTATAATATTTTTATTTACCTGTCTATTCCTTTTGCGCTGCCTGTGGGGTATATTTTTGCGTATAAAAAAGGTGAACAGGATTCGTATTTCGAACGTTTCGGATTTATCCGTCTGAAAAGTGAACATAAAAAATCCGTTTGGTTTCACTGTGCAAGTGTGGGAGAAGTAAAGAGTATTAAATCCCTTGTGGATGAAATCAGAAACGCATACCCTGATTATTCTGTTGTTTGCTCTACAATGACTGCCACCGGTAAATCAGTGGCAGAAAAGTATCTGCGCCCTGATGAAGCGTTTTTACTGCCTGTAGAAAACAGCATTGCCATTAAATATTTAATCGATGTACTTAACACGAAAATTTTTTTTATTGTGGATACAGAACTTTGGCCTAATCTCATAAACTCCGTGCATACAAGATGTAAACTGTGTATGGTCAACGGCAGGATTTCCGATAAAAGTTTTAAAACATACAAAAGGTTTTCTTTTATTTTCAGGCCGCTCTTAAGACGTTTTCAGACTATCTTTGTAAAAAGCACTGCCGATTTAGAAAAATTTTCAATAATTACAGGAAAAAAGGATAATATTATAAATTCAGGCAATATAAAATTCATGCAGCCCGTTGAAATAAAGTTGTCTCAACCCTCTGAGGCTCTCCAAAAAAAGAGCATTTTTCTGGCGGCAAGCACACACGTTGGTGAAGAGGATATTATATTTAAAGCATTCAGCCGGTGTAATAATCTGGATCACCTCGTTGTAGCACCCAGGCATATAAACAGAGCTGACTCTATTTGCGCCAAAGCTAAAGAATACGGCTACCGGTGCGGCAAACTAACAGACCTCGATACAGCTGAATATTTTCCGGATGTTATCGTTGTGGATAAGCTCGGTTTGCTTGAAGAACTTTACTATATAACAGATAAAATCTTTATAGGAGGGTCCCTGACCGATATAGGGGGGCATAATATTTTTGAAGCTCTTCAGTTTCTAAAATATATATCAACCGGTCCTTACATGCAAAATTTTCAGGAAATAATGGATATCGCCCGGGAATATGATGTTATAAAAATCATTGAGAATGAAAAAGATTTGGTCGAATACATAACAAATAATTACGATAAAACGGACAGCTTTGATTCATTTTTTAAGAAATTACATGAATCAAATAAAAATAAAATGAAAATGATTTTAAAAGAGATACCGGATGAAAACAGCAGTAAGATTGCTCAGTAA
- a CDS encoding D-glycero-alpha-D-manno-heptose-1,7-bisphosphate 7-phosphatase has translation MAKRPIVFIDRDGTLNKEAGYINHIDNFQLYPFVYQAIRLLNHFNILSVVITNQAGIGRGYFTESFLKDVHNKMFSMLKKNGAFIDGLYYCPHHPSSKLAEYAVECDCRKPKTKMLEKALEEFSPEVDRKKMYVIGDKFSDIKMGNNFGCRTVMVKTGYGKGELMSKDKNSPKPSKIENNFLSAVLWIIRDLNLNAF, from the coding sequence ATGGCAAAAAGACCGATAGTATTTATCGATCGTGACGGAACACTGAACAAAGAAGCCGGATATATAAATCATATAGACAACTTTCAGCTGTATCCTTTTGTATATCAGGCCATACGCCTGTTAAACCATTTCAATATACTCTCCGTTGTTATAACAAATCAGGCGGGCATCGGACGGGGTTATTTTACTGAAAGTTTTTTAAAGGATGTACATAATAAGATGTTCTCTATGCTGAAAAAGAACGGGGCTTTTATTGACGGACTGTATTACTGTCCTCACCATCCTTCTTCAAAACTGGCTGAATATGCCGTTGAATGCGATTGCCGAAAACCGAAAACAAAAATGTTGGAAAAAGCTTTGGAAGAATTCTCACCAGAAGTGGATAGAAAAAAGATGTACGTCATAGGAGATAAATTCAGCGACATTAAAATGGGTAACAATTTCGGATGCAGAACGGTTATGGTAAAAACCGGTTACGGCAAAGGTGAATTAATGTCCAAAGACAAAAATAGCCCGAAGCCTTCGAAGATTGAAAATAATTTCCTTTCAGCAGTTTTATGGATAATCAGAGACCTTAACCTGAATGCCTTTTAA
- a CDS encoding 4Fe-4S dicluster domain-containing protein gives MAHLTARQGFAELTNRLNRFPQGAPPSEYLYKILSVLMSEKEASLIALLPIKPFTSKKAAGIWKISEVKAVRILESLADRVLLLDMTIKGEKHYVLPPPMAGFFEFSMMRTRGDIDQKLLSELFYQYITVEEDFIKALFVNGETQLGRTFVNEDTIPRDSDLFVYDYEKASKVIETAEHMGVSMCYCRHKMQHLGKNCDAPMDICMTFGTVADSLIRHGFARRVDANEGLELLAEAYENNLVQFGENVQHEVSFICNCCGCCCEAMIAARKFGLMNPVHTSNFMPEIVHNDCTGCGKCVEVCPVEAMSLVSANNPVKPRYKKADIDEDRCLGCGVCVRVCPAQCINMEPRKKRVITPVNSVHKAVMMSIERGGLEHLIFDNRALFSHRAMAAIMGSVLKLPPVKKVLAAEQIKSRYLGRLIEKKSGL, from the coding sequence ATGGCTCATCTTACCGCACGGCAGGGTTTTGCCGAGCTTACAAACAGGCTGAACAGATTCCCGCAGGGAGCCCCTCCTTCAGAATATTTATATAAAATTCTATCTGTACTCATGAGTGAAAAGGAAGCTTCACTTATTGCGCTGCTTCCCATTAAGCCGTTTACCTCAAAAAAGGCAGCCGGCATATGGAAAATATCTGAAGTGAAAGCGGTCAGAATACTGGAGAGTCTTGCTGACAGAGTACTCTTGCTTGATATGACAATAAAAGGGGAAAAACATTATGTGCTGCCACCGCCTATGGCAGGTTTCTTTGAATTTTCAATGATGCGGACAAGGGGCGATATCGATCAGAAGCTATTAAGCGAGCTTTTTTATCAGTATATAACAGTTGAAGAGGATTTTATAAAGGCTCTTTTTGTAAATGGTGAGACCCAGCTGGGCAGAACCTTTGTTAATGAAGACACCATCCCAAGGGACAGTGATCTCTTTGTTTATGATTACGAAAAAGCCAGTAAAGTTATTGAAACAGCAGAACATATGGGTGTTAGTATGTGTTACTGCCGCCATAAAATGCAGCATTTGGGAAAAAACTGTGATGCACCAATGGACATCTGCATGACCTTCGGAACGGTCGCTGATTCACTGATCAGACATGGTTTTGCAAGGCGGGTGGATGCAAATGAAGGATTGGAGCTTCTTGCAGAGGCATATGAAAATAATCTGGTACAATTTGGTGAAAATGTTCAGCATGAAGTTTCGTTTATTTGTAACTGTTGCGGATGTTGTTGTGAGGCGATGATAGCTGCAAGAAAATTCGGTCTGATGAATCCGGTTCATACCTCTAATTTCATGCCTGAAATCGTACATAATGATTGTACGGGCTGTGGCAAATGTGTTGAGGTCTGCCCTGTGGAGGCAATGAGCCTTGTTTCTGCCAATAACCCGGTTAAGCCACGATACAAAAAGGCTGATATTGATGAAGACAGGTGCCTGGGATGCGGAGTCTGTGTACGCGTATGTCCTGCACAGTGCATTAATATGGAGCCTCGTAAAAAAAGGGTTATTACTCCGGTTAATTCGGTTCACAAAGCAGTTATGATGTCAATTGAAAGAGGCGGGCTTGAACATCTGATTTTTGATAACAGAGCCCTTTTTTCACACAGAGCAATGGCGGCTATAATGGGGTCAGTATTGAAATTACCGCCGGTAAAGAAAGTTCTCGCTGCAGAGCAGATAAAATCCCGCTATCTCGGGCGTCTTATTGAGAAAAAATCCGGTCTATAG
- the argF gene encoding ornithine carbamoyltransferase, which yields MKDFLTLKDFSSEELFDFIKLADEMKNGVYTKKPLADKKIALIFEKSSTRTRVSFEVGVYELGGYPLFLSKDDIQLGRGESIKDTARTLSRYVDGIMIRTFAHAKLEELAENASIPVINGLTDDLHPCQVMADVLTIYEKLGKLKGVKVAFVGDGNNMAHSWVIGAAKFGMDIVVASPRGYECDEKYINDAVKIAEGSGSNISQTNDPFTAVKGADVIYTDVWASMGQESEAGSRKEKFADFQVNGKLMQSTGKNTIFMHCLPAHLGEEVTEDVFESGASVVFDEAENRLHAQKAIMAKLIGES from the coding sequence ATGAAAGATTTTTTGACGTTAAAAGATTTTAGTTCTGAAGAATTATTTGATTTTATAAAGCTGGCAGATGAGATGAAAAACGGTGTTTATACAAAAAAGCCTTTGGCTGACAAGAAAATCGCTCTTATTTTTGAGAAATCTTCCACACGTACGAGGGTTTCTTTTGAAGTGGGTGTTTATGAATTAGGGGGTTACCCGTTATTTTTGAGCAAAGACGATATCCAGCTGGGGCGCGGGGAATCAATAAAAGATACAGCCCGGACACTGAGCAGATATGTGGACGGCATAATGATAAGAACTTTTGCGCATGCCAAGCTTGAAGAATTGGCAGAAAATGCATCTATCCCTGTTATAAACGGACTAACCGATGACTTGCATCCATGTCAGGTGATGGCAGATGTTCTTACGATATACGAAAAACTTGGGAAACTTAAAGGGGTAAAGGTTGCTTTTGTCGGCGACGGTAATAATATGGCTCATTCATGGGTTATCGGAGCGGCAAAGTTTGGTATGGATATTGTTGTAGCTTCTCCGAGAGGCTATGAATGTGACGAAAAATATATTAATGATGCGGTAAAAATTGCAGAGGGAAGCGGCTCCAATATTTCCCAGACCAATGATCCTTTTACTGCGGTGAAAGGTGCGGATGTTATATATACGGATGTATGGGCAAGTATGGGGCAGGAGAGTGAAGCAGGCAGCAGAAAGGAAAAATTTGCTGATTTCCAGGTAAATGGAAAACTTATGCAAAGTACGGGAAAGAACACTATTTTTATGCACTGCCTTCCGGCACATTTGGGAGAGGAAGTGACTGAGGATGTGTTCGAATCCGGTGCATCCGTTGTTTTTGATGAGGCGGAAAACAGACTGCATGCACAGAAAGCTATTATGGCAAAACTTATCGGGGAATCTTAA
- a CDS encoding lysophospholipid acyltransferase family protein, with product MKTAVRLLSNFLKNKDWQTLNKYGRIIGLLLYYILRSRRSVVAKNLEITTGKSNKKLQKSVFKNNFASFMEIFFAPKINEQFIVNNVEIDNEKDIREFIRKNKKFVLVSAHIGSWELAPPIISKVFKTRIAVIGRRIKNPYVDSLVADLRSSGKVEYLHHRNITGNIYEYLENNVPIGVLLDHSATKKDSIYVDFFGLRTTFNAGIPAICIRKNIPALICFCIRESGRIKLISYPPVYPDSKLKLKSRVRMFAKEINTIYEDIIKKYPDQWLMLHKRFKRLEQSDGKKTDSIYRS from the coding sequence ATGAAAACAGCAGTAAGATTGCTCAGTAATTTTTTGAAAAATAAAGACTGGCAGACACTCAACAAATACGGCAGAATCATCGGTCTGCTCTTATATTATATCCTCAGAAGCAGACGCAGTGTGGTGGCAAAGAATCTTGAGATTACAACGGGCAAATCAAATAAAAAATTACAGAAAAGCGTGTTTAAAAATAACTTCGCATCCTTTATGGAAATATTTTTTGCACCAAAAATTAACGAACAGTTTATTGTGAACAATGTTGAAATAGATAATGAGAAGGATATTCGGGAATTCATCAGAAAAAATAAAAAATTTGTGCTTGTAAGTGCACACATAGGAAGTTGGGAACTGGCTCCGCCTATCATCTCGAAGGTGTTCAAAACGAGAATTGCCGTAATCGGCAGACGGATAAAAAACCCGTATGTCGACTCACTGGTGGCTGACTTGAGAAGTTCCGGCAAAGTTGAATATCTGCACCATAGGAATATCACGGGCAATATTTACGAGTACCTTGAAAACAACGTCCCCATAGGGGTACTTCTGGATCACAGCGCAACGAAGAAAGATTCGATTTATGTTGATTTTTTCGGTTTGAGAACCACTTTTAATGCCGGTATACCTGCAATTTGTATCCGGAAGAATATTCCAGCTCTAATCTGCTTCTGCATACGTGAGTCAGGAAGAATAAAACTGATCAGTTACCCTCCCGTTTACCCGGACTCAAAATTAAAGCTTAAAAGTCGTGTAAGAATGTTTGCAAAAGAGATAAATACAATATATGAAGATATCATAAAGAAATATCCGGATCAGTGGTTGATGCTGCATAAAAGATTTAAAAGACTGGAGCAGAGTGATGGCAAAAAGACCGATAGTATTTATCGATCGTGA
- a CDS encoding lysophospholipid acyltransferase family protein, which produces MSLGSKIGFTLLFYIIRIYSWTLRFNAVYLSDEFNNNKKKVFAFWHGQLLPSVLFYKNTQTVGIVSKSKDGDIADFFLKKLGYKTVRGSSSRGGSEALMNAANLMEKGFNAAVTVDGPKGPKFSVKPGVMYLAKKTRGEIIPVVCSVKWYKRFSSWDNFILPAPFSKINIYFGKNVQVAESMDRETINSEIKTLRKEMLELTRVYSKDFL; this is translated from the coding sequence ATGTCCTTAGGCAGTAAAATCGGGTTTACTCTACTTTTTTATATCATCAGAATCTATTCATGGACATTGAGATTCAATGCTGTATACCTTTCCGATGAATTTAATAATAATAAAAAAAAAGTTTTTGCCTTTTGGCACGGTCAGCTTCTTCCTTCAGTTTTATTCTACAAAAATACGCAAACTGTAGGCATTGTATCAAAGAGCAAGGATGGTGATATTGCTGATTTTTTTCTCAAAAAACTTGGTTACAAAACGGTAAGGGGTTCCTCCTCCAGAGGCGGAAGTGAAGCTCTTATGAACGCTGCCAATTTAATGGAAAAAGGATTTAATGCAGCTGTTACGGTGGATGGACCAAAGGGACCGAAATTTTCAGTAAAACCCGGCGTGATGTATCTGGCAAAAAAAACCCGTGGTGAAATCATCCCTGTTGTATGCAGTGTGAAATGGTACAAAAGGTTTAGCAGCTGGGATAATTTCATCCTTCCCGCTCCGTTTTCCAAAATCAACATATATTTCGGTAAAAATGTTCAAGTGGCTGAATCCATGGACAGAGAAACAATAAACAGCGAGATAAAGACTTTAAGAAAAGAAATGCTGGAGCTGACGCGTGTTTATTCTAAAGATTTTTTATAA
- a CDS encoding aspartate aminotransferase family protein yields the protein MGGIMNTYNRMPVSFNSGSGCYLYDEKGEKYIDFTSGIAVVNLGHANKDISKVVCDQSSRLIHTSNLFENKLQQKVAEKLSELSFGGDVFFCNSGAEANEAAIKLARIYGNKKYEGIRYKIITMEDSFHGRSYATLSATGQDKVKDGFRPVADFFKHVPFGDFEAIRTQADNGDVVAVMLEVIQGEGGVKVAGKGFLKQLRDYCDKEDILLIFDEVQTGMGRTGKMFAYEHCDIKPDIMTLAKALANGVPIGATVASEKVSTYFKPGTHATTFGGNYLACAAANKVLDIMTEEGFLEKVRQNGAYLQKELENLFGKKAEIRGEGLMVGASLKGMEAAEFIKAAAENKLLLVPAGDNTVRFYPPLNTAKDDLDYGLGLAEKTLKDLSED from the coding sequence ATGGGCGGAATTATGAATACTTATAACAGAATGCCTGTAAGTTTTAACAGCGGTTCCGGATGTTATCTTTATGACGAAAAGGGTGAAAAATACATAGATTTTACTTCCGGTATTGCCGTAGTTAATCTGGGGCATGCCAATAAAGATATTTCAAAAGTTGTCTGTGATCAATCCTCAAGATTAATACATACTTCCAATCTGTTTGAAAACAAATTGCAGCAAAAAGTAGCGGAAAAGCTGTCCGAGCTTTCTTTCGGTGGGGATGTGTTTTTCTGTAATTCCGGTGCGGAAGCCAATGAGGCCGCTATAAAACTTGCCCGTATTTACGGAAACAAAAAATATGAAGGAATAAGATATAAGATTATTACGATGGAAGACTCCTTCCACGGCCGTTCTTATGCAACACTTTCCGCAACAGGACAGGATAAAGTCAAAGATGGTTTCAGACCTGTGGCTGATTTTTTTAAACATGTCCCTTTCGGGGATTTTGAGGCGATACGTACCCAGGCAGACAATGGTGATGTTGTTGCTGTGATGCTTGAGGTTATTCAGGGTGAAGGTGGTGTGAAAGTAGCCGGAAAGGGATTTTTGAAGCAGCTCAGGGATTATTGCGACAAGGAAGATATTCTGCTGATTTTTGATGAAGTTCAGACCGGCATGGGGAGGACAGGAAAGATGTTTGCATATGAGCATTGTGATATAAAACCTGATATTATGACCCTCGCAAAGGCCTTGGCAAACGGTGTGCCTATTGGTGCAACGGTCGCTTCTGAAAAGGTTTCTACTTATTTTAAGCCAGGTACCCATGCAACCACATTCGGTGGCAATTATCTCGCCTGTGCCGCTGCAAACAAAGTTCTGGATATTATGACGGAAGAGGGTTTTCTTGAGAAGGTCAGGCAAAACGGGGCTTATCTCCAAAAAGAACTTGAAAATCTGTTTGGAAAAAAGGCGGAAATAAGAGGAGAGGGGCTTATGGTTGGAGCGTCCCTGAAAGGTATGGAGGCGGCAGAGTTTATTAAAGCTGCGGCGGAAAATAAACTTTTGCTTGTCCCGGCAGGAGATAATACCGTCAGGTTTTATCCTCCCCTTAATACCGCAAAGGATGATCTGGATTACGGCCTTGGTTTGGCTGAGAAGACATTGAAAGATCTGTCGGAGGATTAG
- a CDS encoding MFS transporter, which translates to MVPGIAKLESIGKKYTSVLAGFIGNVMEWYDFALYGYMASIISQQFFPSSHNTASLLATYGVFAAGFIMRPLGSALFGWFGDTFGRSKTMLISVSMMSLPTFLLGCLPTFDTVGILAPILLVLIRLVQGLSVGGEFSSSVTYLVETAPTGKRGFTGSWANTGSIFGMLLGSGIAALLTTTLSSEVITSWGWRIPFLFGGVLGTIAIILRKDLPKSKHFEKHHKQRSETSPLLAAFTTNRKEMIQAILFASAYGVLFYIPLVYLPTWLHEELNFQLDSAMRINTAATAFLMILIPFAGKLSDHLIRRTHFISLAMLISAVISWPAYYFLPSAGFAGVVLLQFIFIVIVAVPLGSAPAMFVELFPSCDRLSGYSVAYNLGLGVVGGSAPMISTWLIEVTSLSTAPAIFLAFVSLVAFAVSLWIKDGSREPLK; encoded by the coding sequence ATGGTGCCGGGAATTGCAAAACTTGAAAGTATAGGGAAAAAATATACTTCTGTACTGGCTGGTTTTATCGGGAATGTAATGGAGTGGTATGATTTTGCTCTTTATGGATATATGGCCAGTATCATTTCTCAGCAGTTTTTTCCCAGCAGTCATAATACAGCTTCCCTGCTTGCTACTTATGGGGTTTTTGCTGCCGGTTTTATTATGAGGCCTTTGGGGTCAGCTTTATTTGGCTGGTTTGGCGACACCTTCGGGCGAAGTAAAACGATGCTTATTTCTGTTTCCATGATGTCGCTGCCGACTTTTCTTTTGGGGTGTCTGCCCACCTTTGATACAGTAGGAATTCTGGCACCTATTTTACTTGTTTTGATAAGGCTGGTTCAAGGACTTTCAGTAGGCGGAGAATTTTCAAGCTCTGTGACATATCTGGTCGAAACAGCCCCAACAGGTAAAAGAGGGTTTACAGGCAGTTGGGCTAATACCGGCAGTATATTTGGAATGCTTTTGGGATCCGGTATTGCAGCATTACTTACTACAACTTTATCTTCTGAAGTAATTACCTCATGGGGTTGGAGAATACCTTTTCTTTTCGGTGGCGTTTTGGGAACTATCGCAATAATCCTACGGAAAGATTTGCCCAAGTCGAAGCATTTTGAAAAACATCACAAGCAAAGGTCGGAAACATCTCCATTGTTGGCTGCTTTTACGACAAACAGAAAAGAAATGATACAGGCTATTCTTTTTGCTTCCGCCTATGGTGTTTTGTTTTATATTCCGTTAGTATATTTACCCACTTGGTTACATGAAGAGCTTAATTTTCAATTGGACAGTGCAATGAGGATAAATACAGCAGCTACAGCATTTTTGATGATTCTTATTCCGTTCGCAGGCAAATTAAGTGACCATCTCATAAGAAGAACACATTTTATTTCTTTGGCAATGTTGATTTCTGCTGTCATTTCCTGGCCGGCATATTATTTCCTTCCTTCTGCAGGCTTTGCCGGTGTTGTATTGTTACAATTCATCTTTATAGTGATTGTGGCCGTACCTCTTGGCTCTGCCCCGGCAATGTTTGTAGAACTTTTTCCCAGTTGTGACAGACTTTCCGGGTACTCGGTCGCATACAATCTGGGGCTTGGTGTAGTTGGTGGATCTGCCCCTATGATTTCCACATGGCTGATAGAGGTTACCTCGCTTTCGACGGCTCCAGCGATATTTCTTGCTTTTGTTTCTTTGGTTGCCTTTGCGGTATCTTTATGGATTAAAGACGGCAGCAGGGAACCGCTTAAGTAA